The DNA region GGCGTGCACAAAGACAAGCTCGCTTCATTTGAGCTCGCGCTGCGTGACGCGGGCATTGAAAAATGCAACCTTGTCTATGTCTCAAGCATCTTGCCGCCAAATTGCAAAGTTATTACCAAAGCGCAGGGAACAAAATTACTTTCTCCAGGACAAATCACATTCTGTGTAATGGCTCGCTCAGAAACAAACGAGCCAAACCGGCTTATTTCAGCAGCTATCGGCGTTGCCCACACCAAAAAAGAAACGTACGGCTACTTGTCAGAACATCACGGTCATGGCGAGACTAAAAAGAAATCAGGAGATTACGCTGAAGACCTTGCAGCAACTATGCTTGCAACCACGCTTGGACTCGAGTTTGACCCGGAAACCGCGTGGGACGAGCGTAAAAAATTATACAAAGCAAGCGGCAAAGAATTCAAAACCAGAAACATCTGCCAGTCAGCCGAAGGAAACAAAGACGGCAAATGGACAACCGTCATCGCATGCGCAGTATTTCCAAGCATGAACACGCAAGCAACAGACTCTCTTAAAAAAATATGAACGCCAAAAAAGCCAGCCTTCAGAACCACGCTACCAATCAACGACCAAGAAATAGAAGAATACCTGAAAAAAGAGTTTCCTGGACATGCCTTAGGATTAACTAAATCCTTCAGCAAACACACAAAAAACACCACAGGTTACACAGAAGTTTATCTAACAAAGAACGATGTTCACAAGCTTTTCAACCAAACAGGGTTCGCCAAGAAAGGCAACATAATAGTTTTTGAAGCCACGAACAATGAGCTGTTTGGTTCTGAAAACAATGTTTGCTCTAAACAATTAACGTTCGCGGACATGTATGCTAAAGGATTAGAACAATGTTTTGAACTGATTAGTAAATTCACAACTGAACAGGCATAAACAACTTAAAGATAAGCCAACTTAATAATTTAATATAAATAAAAAAAGTAAGAAAATACCAAGATAGGCATTTCCGATAGTGCAATTGAGGAGTACTAATTTCTTGGTTATAAAGTTTTCCTACTTGGATGTATAAAATGGAAAATGATAATAATCAAGGACGCATGGAAGATTTGCATTCTTTCTTTTCAGATCTAATAATCGATAAAGCAGAAAAACTGGATATAAAAACTGCCAAAACAATAATACAGAATTACGTAAAAATAGATAGGGAAGGGGGTATAGAATTTAATGAAGAATTTGAAAAATTAACTAATGGCAAAAAGATAGGGGTATATTTAGTTGCAAAGAAAGTTTCAGCAATGTTAGGTTTCATTCCCAGTGAAAAAGCTTCACAAAAAGACATATCCAAAGAAACTACTATTGCTATCGGTTCAGTTAAAAATATGTTAGGAACACAATTATCAAATTTTGTCACTAATGAAAAAGGCTACTTCATGATTAATTACAAATTAAAAAAGTTTCTTGATCAACTTGAGGGCAAACAGAATGAAAAATAATTATGAACTACTTAAAGAAAAGTTACCTGAAATTGTTGAATTTGTTAAACAACTACCTGAAAACCTTCAGGAAAAATCTCTTGAAATGCTATTATTATCATTATTTGAAGGGAATATTAAAAAAGAAAGTTCTGAACCCATAATCTTGCCAGAAAGATCTCAGGACATAAAACAAATTAACAAACTAGGTTATAAAACAGATTCAGGTGAATTTCATTTCTTACTAAGAAACATATCAAATTTAAAAGCCAAAAATGGCATTGACGCGATAAAAAGACTAATTTATGTATTGATAAGAATATATACTCAAGTAATGGATGTAGAAACAATATCAAGAAAAGATATAATAAACCCAGAATTAAAAAACTGGAGATTATATCATGGGAGCTCATATGATTTTTTAGCAAATGATAGAGGCATCTTAAAAAACAATGACAATTATTCTCTTGATAAAACAGCAGAAATAGAAGCAGATGAATTTATAAGCGAAGTTTTAAATGACTCAATAGAACAGGGATGGGTACCATCTTCTAAACGTAAATCAAACAAAAAATTAGGAAAAAAGACAGAAGATGGATAAGATTAATTTCAAACAAATATTTTCAAACATTCCGGAGAATATAATATCAGAGTTAGAAAAAAGATACACAGAATTATTCACAAACTATTATCATAAACGATTCGAACCTTCTGAACTTAATGGTGCCAAATTCTGTGAATGTATAGTTAGAACTTTACAATTCATAACAACCGGTTCTTATACACCATTCGGGCAAAATTTAGGAAAAGATTTTAGTCAAATAATACGAGGTTTTGAGAATAATACAAATTTTTCTGACAGCATACGTCTTCATATCCCAAGATTAGTAAACTCAATTTATACAATACGTAATCATAGAGGAGTTGGCCATATAGGCAATAATATAGACCCTAATGAGATGGATGCAAATATTATAATCTCTAGTGTTCGATGGATTTTAGCAGAATTAGTTAGAGAAACACAAGCAATTTCAGTTGATGAGGCTATAAAAACTGTCAAAATATTGACAAACATTGACTATCCTATTGTTTGGGAAGTTAACAACAAAAAAAGAATCTTGAATATAAAACTTACATACAAAGAAAAAATATTAGTTCTTTTATATTCAAATTTTCCGGACCAAATGAATTATAGCACTCTTTTTTCTAATATAGAACATTCAAACACAAGTAACTTCAAAAAACTACTTAAAAAAATGCATAAAGAAAAGTTTATAGAATTTGATGAAAAACAGGATATTATAAGCATATCACCAAAAGGAAGTGAGTTTGTTTATAAAAATATAGATTTAACAAAAATCTAAAAATCACTATTTAAATATTTCTTTGAACATTTTCTTGCATGATTGGATTTACTCATGTTAGCCTAGCTCTGTTGTTGGGCAGTTTGTTTTTCAGGAATGATGGTTTTGCCATGTTCTTAGTCATTATCGGTTCTTTGCTTCCAGACATTGACTATCCTTTCAGTTTAATAGGGCAATTCTTTCAGAGAATTATTTTTTGGCTGAACGAGAATTACGGGCACGGGGAGTCACGCACTCTTGGATTATGCTACTAATATTTTTACTGCCTGCAATACTATTGAATTATGCTTACGGCTTTGCTTTAAGCTTAGGAATACTCTCTCACTTCCTTCTGGACATGCTAACTAACTGAGGCATTCAGCTACTCTATCCTTACAACGCTAGCTTTGTAGTATTTAACGGAAGATTTGAAACAGGCTCAAAGTTTGACATTGGATTAGGATTTTTTTTCTTTGCTTGCTGGCTACTGTTAACTGTTTTTACATAAAATTACTTACTCTAGAATACTCTCGATTGTATTCGCTAAAAGTTCTGCAAACTCAGGTTTAAATTTCATACTGCGCGTGTTATTATACTCTGCTTCCTGAACAACATATTCATTCAGGTTATGTTTTTTCAAACTCTCAAAAATCCTATAACCATCTCGAATGAATGGAAGAAACAATTTACCATCTGTATAACTAGCTAAGCTACGTGTTCTGCGTAATAATTCAGTTCTAAGTTCTTCTTCATTCTTCTCTCCTAATTCTAATTTTAACCATATTATATCCCCAGTATATCTTTCAATGAGGTGATTTTCTCCAGTTAACTCTCCTAAACCAACAGCCCAGATATTGTTCCCTACTTTTAGTACATTAATACTATTATAAACCATATAACCACGCTTATTTTGATCAAAGTAATCTAGAGCTATAACAGATGTAGGCCTTTTCCCAAAAATTGGATCTTTCGCAAAAATTGGATCTTGATTTTGATATTCTTCTGGAAAATCAATTGTTTTAAACAAATACTTTTCTGATAAAATAGAATAAACATTTTCAAGCAATTCCCTACTACCTAAAGAATTTTTATTGCTCATGATTCAATTAAAATTACAATACGTTTAAAACATTTTATGTACAAGAAACATATTTCCGCCAGTAAATAACCCGCTTTTATCTAACTTATATTATCTCAGTTTTTGGGAGTCTTAGTTTAGGATAGGTATAATAAAAAATAACTGGAGTAAGAAGCTGGCTTTAGCATAGAGCAAACGTTTAAATACTGATGAGGTTTCGTGAAGAATTAACCGATGATAAGAGGTGACTATTGACAATGAATGCTGAAAACGCAGCAAATGAGTTAACCAATAAGGTTTATGAACTTTTAGAAACAACTGCTAATACCGGAAAAATCCGAAAAGGAACAAATGAAGTAACAAAAGCAATTGAACGCAGTGTTGCAAAGCTTGTAGTGGTCGCAAAAGACGTTGACCCAAAAGCAATTGTAGCACACCTACCGCTTTTGTGCAAAGAACGGAACATTGCATACATTGAGGTTCCAAGCAAGAAAGA from archaeon CG10_big_fil_rev_8_21_14_0_10_43_11 includes:
- a CDS encoding arginine decarboxylase, pyruvoyl-dependent, producing the protein MIPTHVFFAKGVGVHKDKLASFELALRDAGIEKCNLVYVSSILPPNCKVITKAQGTKLLSPGQITFCVMARSETNEPNRLISAAIGVAHTKKETYGYLSEHHGHGETKKKSGDYAEDLAATMLATTLGLEFDPETAWDERKKLYKASGKEFKTRNICQSAEGNKDGKWTTVIACAVFPSMNTQATDSLKKI
- the rpl7ae gene encoding 50S ribosomal protein L7ae (multifunctional protein; binds C/D boxes of sRNAs and guides RNA post-transcriptional modification; also binds KT-15 motif in 23S rRNA) translates to MNAENAANELTNKVYELLETTANTGKIRKGTNEVTKAIERSVAKLVVVAKDVDPKAIVAHLPLLCKERNIAYIEVPSKKELGASINLKVSCASAALVDEGDARKLFKEVVEHVRALNKKQE